The following proteins come from a genomic window of Neofelis nebulosa isolate mNeoNeb1 chromosome 5, mNeoNeb1.pri, whole genome shotgun sequence:
- the TRIM42 gene encoding tripartite motif-containing protein 42: METAMCVCSPCCTWQRCCPQLCSCLCCKFLFTSERNCTCFPCPYKDERNCQCCHCTCSENPNCHWCCCSWANDPNCKCCCTTSSNLQCYYYESRCCRNATITFHKGRLRSIRTSSKTALRVGSSDTQVDEVKTMPANSNLVHHLSCPLCNRLHLHSFMLPCNHSLCEKCLRQLQKHAEVTENFFILVCPVCSHSHCMPYSHKMQLPENYLRGRLTKRYMQQHGYLKWRFDRSTGPTLCQVCRSRRIAYKRCITCRLNLCNDCLKAFHSDVAMQDHVFVDTSSEDQDEKICIHHPSSRIVEYCSQDNQLLCTFCKTAFHNGHDTVNLIDACSERAAALFSAIAKFKAVRYEIDNDLMEFNILKNSFKADKEMKRKEIRNGFLKLRNILQEKEKYIMEQIENLEVSRQKEIEKYVYVTTMKVNEMDGLIAYSKEALKETGQVAFLQSAKILVDQIEDGIQSTYRPDPQLRLHSLHCMPLDFAELSSAIHELFPTGPKKVRSSGESLPSPYPMHSEMMISRKVTFSTHSFGNQRSSSLLSFNTTSGEKAKMGLEAYGRAQSATPAKPTDGLCTYWSTGAENQPVQNSSSFHNWYSFNDDSVKTPGPIVIYQTLVYPRAAKVYWTCPTEDVDSFEMEFYELVTTPPNNVWTELCGQIQDIMQQNLELHNLTPNTEYLFKVRAINNNGPGQWSDICKVVTPDGHGKNRAKWGLLKNIQTALQKRF, encoded by the exons ATGGAGACGGCCATGTGTGTTTGCTCTCCATGTTGTACATGGCAGAGATGTTGTCCTCAACTATGCTCCTGTCTGTGCTGCAAGTTCCTCTTCACCTCAGAGCGGAACTGCACCTGCTTCCCCTGCCCTTACAAAGATGAGCGCAATTGCCAGTGCTGCCACTGCACCTGCTCCGAGAACCCCAACTGCCACTGGTGCTGCTGCTCCTGGGCCAATGACCCCAACTGCAAGTGCTGCTGCACGACCAGCAGCAACCTCCAGTGCTACTACTACGAGAGCCGCTGCTGCCGCAATGCCACCATCACGTTCCACAAGGGCCGCCTCAGGAGCATCCGCACCTC CTCCAAGACCGCGCTGCGCGTCGGTAGCAGCGACACCCAGGTCGATGAGGTGAAGACGATGCCCGCCAACAGCAACCTGGTGCACCATCTCTCGTGCCCCCTGTGTAACCGGCTGCACCTGCACTCGTTCATGCTGCCCTGCAACCACAGCCTGTGCGAGAAGTGCCTGAGGCAGCTGCAGAAGCACGCCGAGGTCACCGAGAACTTCTTCATCCTCGTCTGCCCCGTGTGCAGCCACTCGCACTGCATGCCCTACAGCCACAAGATGCAGCTGCCCGAGAACTACCTGCGCGGGCGCCTCACCAAGCGCTACATGCAGCAGCACGGCTACCTCAAGTGGCGCTTCGACCGCTCCACCGGGCCCACCCTTTGCCAGGTGTGCCGCAGTCGGCGCATCGCCTACAAGCGCTGCATCACGTGCCGCCTCAACCTCTGCAACGACTGCCTCAAGGCCTTCCACTCGGACGTGGCCATGCAGGACCACGTCTTCGTGGACACCAGCTCCGAGGACCAGGACGAGAAGATCTGCATCCACCACCCGTCCAGCCGCATCGTCGAGTACTGCAGCCAGGACAACCAGCTGCTCTGCACCTTCTGCAAGACGGCATTCCACAACGGCCACGACACCGTCAACCTCATCGACGCCTGCTCCGAGAGGGCGGCCGCCCTCTTCAGCGCCATCGCCAAGTTCAAAGCAG TCCGCTATGAGATTGATAATGACCTAATGGagttcaacattttaaaaaatagctttaaggCGGACAAGGAGATGAAGCGAAAAGAGATTCGAAATGGATTTCTCAAGCTGCGCAACATTCTACAGGAGAAGGAGAAATACATCATGGAGCAGATAGAGAATCTAGAGGTGTCCAGGCAGAAGGAGATTGAAAAATACGTGTATGTCACAACCATGAAAGTGAACGAAATGGATGGTCTGATCGCCTATTCCAAGGAAGCACTGAAGGAGACAGGCCAGGTGGCATTCCTGCAGTCGGCCAAGATTCTGGTGGACCAGATCGAGGATGGCATCCAGAGCACCTATAGGCCTGACCCACAACTCCGGCTACACTCCTTGCACTGCATGCCCTTGGACTTTGCTGAGCTCTCCAGTGCCATCCACGAGCTCTTCCCCACAGGGCCCAAGAAGGTACGCTCCTCAGGGgagtccctgccctccccttaTCCCATGCACTCAGAAATGATGATCTCCAGGAAGGTCACTTTCAGCACTCACAGCTTTGGCAACCAGCGAAGTTCCTCCTTGCTGTCCTTCAACACCACCAGTGGTGAGAAGGCCAAAATGGGTCTGGAAGCCTATGGGCGAGCCCAGTCAGCCACACCTGCCAAACCCACAGATGGCCTCTGTACCTACTGGAGCACAGGGGCAGAAAACCAGCCTGTGCAGAACAGCAGCAGCTTCCACAACTGGTACTCATTCAATGATGATTCTGTGAAGACCCCAGGCCCAATTGTCATCTACCAGACTCTGGTGTATCCTAGAGCTGCCAAG GTTTATTGGACATGCCCAACAGAAGATGTGGACTCTTTTGAGATGGAATTTTATGAACTCGTTACTACCCCTCCTAACAATGTATGGACAGAACTCTGTGGGCAAATTCAGGATATAATGCAGCAGAATCTGGAGCTGCACAACCTGACCCCCAACACTGAGTATCTTTTTAAAGTCAGAGCCATCAACAATAATGGTCCTGGTCAATGGAGTGACATCTGCAAG